Proteins encoded together in one Bacteroides zoogleoformans window:
- a CDS encoding SusC/RagA family TonB-linked outer membrane protein: MKKEERRRLLRTIPFAMGVLMLGGNAFAAPSSVPTEYSIMQQATQVTGVVTDTSGEPLIGVNVVQKSSTGNGTITDVDGKFTLNVPANATLVFSYIGYKTLEVAVNGQRIVNAKLQEDSETLDEVVVIGYGVVRKADLAGSVAVMDNKAFKDQPITQVSDALQGRVAGVNVVSDGIPGGSAKIRVRGSNSINKSNDPLYVVDGMVRESGLEGINPEDIQSMQILKDASSTAIYGSRGANGVVIITTKSGVKGESVITFDASVGISNATNLPDLMDTKSYAQALVKYAGISESDLTDYLSGKNPGINWKDEIFRTGITHNYKLVLSKGSESVQSYFSANYMNQDGTIDKSNYERYSAKANFKASMAKWLDITVDINASHAIGKGIGELAMGGYNPLWIAFNSSPTMNMFNENGNYAWDPYGTIQENARGIIAGNKSERRRDVFSGHVDFRFNLLKGLTFTTSNGVDYYNSTNYGFSPLITTGKSNSMSNNNSQRMLLQSSNNLTWIHDWNDKHFLTVTGVWEATKSNTRAMGISGSNLQAEGVGWWDVRNAKTRDASNSYSDWALLSGVGRVIYNYDNRYMLTGTFRADGSSRFTNHKWGYFPSLAVAWTVSNEAFMEKYRNTVSNLKLRASYGIIGNQDINPYSTLALLSSTSTYFGTSNAVTGYWSNSLATPDIKWEKTKQFDFGIDLGLFNNRIDLSFDFFSKKTSDALLYTNLAGYLGGTSYLINAGEVSNKGFDVSITANIVQNKNWSWSTTLNGTYLKNKVEKLTAQQPIIYGASFQSIVTESSIIKEGEAIGTLYGYRWAGIDKEGYDTYYTADGSVTRTPSANDRTVLGKATPDFTLGWNNSVRYKNWSLNAFFNSSFGVQRLNALRFAMNSMIGNSRMFTDAGYIEQIGKTMPDPSVSNNQYLGNSTKWVENADYFRCENVTLSYDLSKNITKFADLRLSFSVQNLFTLSGYKGSNPAGFSFSSGEGDRSNGIDTGTYPTPRTFTFGVRMNF, encoded by the coding sequence ATGAAAAAAGAAGAAAGAAGAAGATTGCTTCGGACAATTCCGTTTGCCATGGGAGTGCTGATGCTCGGAGGAAACGCGTTTGCCGCTCCGTCCTCTGTCCCGACAGAGTATTCCATCATGCAACAAGCCACACAAGTCACCGGTGTGGTGACAGATACAAGCGGTGAGCCGCTAATCGGTGTGAATGTGGTACAGAAAAGCAGTACCGGCAATGGTACTATCACTGACGTGGACGGCAAATTTACACTCAATGTACCGGCAAATGCCACTTTGGTTTTCTCTTATATCGGTTATAAAACGCTGGAAGTAGCAGTAAACGGGCAACGAATAGTAAACGCCAAACTTCAGGAAGACAGCGAAACATTGGACGAAGTAGTGGTTATCGGTTACGGTGTAGTGCGTAAAGCCGACTTGGCCGGTTCGGTAGCCGTAATGGACAACAAAGCGTTCAAAGATCAGCCCATCACGCAAGTGAGTGACGCTCTTCAAGGACGCGTGGCCGGTGTAAACGTGGTGAGCGACGGTATTCCCGGTGGCTCGGCCAAGATACGCGTACGCGGATCTAATTCCATCAATAAGAGTAACGACCCCCTCTATGTGGTAGACGGCATGGTAAGAGAATCCGGTCTCGAAGGAATAAATCCTGAAGACATTCAGAGCATGCAGATATTAAAAGACGCATCCTCTACCGCCATCTACGGCTCGCGTGGCGCCAACGGTGTAGTTATCATCACTACCAAAAGTGGCGTAAAGGGTGAGAGCGTCATCACTTTCGATGCTTCTGTAGGTATTTCCAATGCGACAAACCTTCCCGACTTGATGGACACCAAAAGCTATGCGCAGGCCTTAGTCAAATATGCCGGTATCAGCGAAAGCGACCTGACCGACTACTTAAGCGGGAAAAATCCCGGTATCAACTGGAAAGACGAAATTTTCCGCACAGGCATCACCCATAACTACAAACTCGTGCTCTCAAAAGGCTCGGAGAGCGTGCAGAGCTACTTCTCTGCCAACTACATGAATCAGGATGGCACTATTGATAAAAGTAACTACGAGCGCTATTCAGCCAAGGCAAATTTCAAGGCTTCCATGGCCAAATGGCTCGACATCACAGTAGACATCAATGCTTCTCATGCCATTGGGAAAGGTATAGGTGAATTAGCCATGGGAGGCTACAATCCTCTGTGGATTGCTTTCAACTCATCTCCTACAATGAATATGTTCAACGAAAACGGAAACTATGCATGGGATCCTTATGGCACCATTCAGGAGAATGCACGTGGTATCATTGCCGGAAACAAAAGCGAACGTCGTCGTGATGTATTCAGCGGCCATGTGGATTTCCGTTTCAACTTGCTCAAGGGGCTGACTTTCACCACCAGTAACGGCGTGGACTACTACAACAGTACCAACTATGGTTTTTCACCGCTCATCACAACCGGCAAAAGCAATAGTATGAGTAACAACAACAGTCAGCGCATGTTGCTCCAATCATCAAACAACCTTACTTGGATACACGATTGGAACGATAAACATTTCCTCACCGTAACAGGTGTATGGGAAGCTACCAAAAGCAATACACGTGCCATGGGTATCAGTGGCAGTAATCTACAAGCAGAAGGTGTAGGCTGGTGGGACGTGCGAAATGCAAAAACCCGTGATGCTTCCAATTCTTATTCGGACTGGGCATTACTCTCGGGTGTGGGCCGTGTCATCTACAACTATGACAACCGCTATATGCTGACCGGTACATTCCGTGCCGATGGTTCCAGCCGTTTCACGAACCACAAATGGGGATATTTCCCTTCATTAGCAGTGGCATGGACAGTATCAAATGAAGCTTTCATGGAGAAATACCGCAACACAGTGAGCAATCTGAAACTACGTGCCAGCTATGGTATCATCGGTAATCAGGACATCAATCCCTATTCCACATTGGCACTGCTGAGTAGCACTTCTACCTACTTCGGTACATCCAATGCGGTGACCGGCTATTGGTCTAACTCTTTAGCTACTCCCGACATCAAATGGGAAAAGACCAAGCAATTCGACTTCGGTATCGATTTAGGTCTGTTTAATAACCGTATCGACTTAAGCTTTGACTTCTTCAGTAAAAAGACATCCGATGCACTGCTATACACCAACTTAGCAGGTTACCTGGGTGGAACAAGCTATCTGATTAACGCCGGAGAGGTTTCCAACAAAGGATTTGATGTTTCAATCACTGCCAATATCGTTCAAAATAAGAACTGGAGTTGGTCTACCACCCTCAACGGTACCTATCTTAAAAACAAGGTTGAAAAACTGACGGCTCAACAGCCCATTATCTATGGAGCCTCTTTCCAGTCCATCGTAACCGAAAGTAGCATCATCAAAGAGGGTGAAGCCATCGGTACACTCTACGGCTACCGTTGGGCAGGTATCGACAAAGAAGGATATGACACATATTACACTGCCGATGGAAGCGTTACTCGCACCCCATCTGCAAACGACCGAACCGTACTTGGTAAAGCCACACCCGACTTCACTTTGGGATGGAACAATTCTGTTCGCTACAAGAATTGGTCACTGAATGCTTTCTTCAACTCCTCATTCGGAGTACAACGTTTGAATGCGCTGCGTTTTGCCATGAACTCCATGATTGGTAATTCACGCATGTTCACCGATGCCGGTTACATCGAACAGATTGGCAAAACCATGCCCGATCCGTCTGTATCCAATAACCAGTATCTGGGTAACTCTACCAAATGGGTTGAAAATGCCGACTACTTCCGCTGCGAAAATGTGACACTATCTTACGACTTGTCCAAAAACATCACAAAGTTTGCCGACTTACGTCTCAGTTTCAGCGTGCAGAACCTCTTCACCTTATCAGGCTATAAGGGTTCAAATCCGGCAGGTTTCTCTTTCTCAAGTGGCGAGGGCGACCGTTCCAACGGCATCGACACCGGTACATACCCCACTCCGAGAACATTTACATTTGGTGTACGTATGAACTTCTAA
- a CDS encoding hybrid sensor histidine kinase/response regulator transcription factor, with product MIKTLGASSRLTAFLFFCFLCSLLFGTEHYFYKQITLDAGLPTTLTCIFADTRGFIWTGTTAGLGRFDGHDQKRYLNRRNDATSLPGNHIYQILEDRHHNLWILTDKGVALYNYRYNHFTTLKDEEEKPCVAYSVCLWKDQLLFGGKNKVYTYDEKTHRLKKRYELNVEHDFDISRIAAIASGTLLCCSRWHGICTINMQNGAILNSPFGQEKEITDMLIDSEQRIWIAPYNQGLRCFSADGKEIASYTTRNSSIKSDIVICIIERKGQIWIGTDGGGINILNPDNNHFTYLEHSIGDKLYSLPTNSINFLHCDHYHNIWVGGVYNGLISIRPVSMKTYTDVQQGNRLGLSHSIVLSLHKENADRIWIGTDGGGMNSFNPHTGTFTYYPTTGKDKITSICEFEPGKLLLSIFAEGLFVFDMRTGSKTPFRVIDEKTTMTLSKHGYSVYLYRNTPQTVLILSDHVYIYDLKKKIFAIAEEEKEQLINWGTLQSVTDNGRETFLFDNKRIYALNHKTQSLKVLFVCNSEMQINSVDRDSQGYFWIGSNLGLSCYMPDSGKLETSQTSLFVAVSMVMCGPKGEVWIGAENRLFAYLQAENRFILFGESDGVIPNEYVPRPKIIMDNNDIYIGGVKGLLHISKEWTPEVTGLPELQLTDILLNGQSTNSRLEKMQEVLTVPFNSNIAIQIMSREEDIFRQKLYRFRIEGLDNNYMESYNTELVMRALHPGNYRIMASCTTKDGNWMPDRQILEVTVLPPWYRTWWAMGGGILLVMLFVMASIRRVLKNKERKLKWSMKEHEQQMYEEKVRFLINISHELRTPLTLIYAPLRRMLKSLSAEDEQYLPLRAIYRQSQRMKALINMVLDLRKMEVGESKLHVQPCLLNKWIEQVSQDFAYEGEAEQVHFVYNLDPKVETVYFDKDKCEIVLSNLLVNALKHSPQNSTITVASQLLAESNDVQVSVSDQGCGLQQVDMERLFTRFYQGSNEQSGTGIGLSYSKILVEQHGGSLGVRSNYGEGATFYFRLPMRLDAEEIVCQPGTYLNELMDEEESVLSFKTEEFELSAYSVLVVDDHPDMTAFLKKSLKEYFKQVITAADGVEALQLIKTYVPDIIVSDVMMPRMNGYQLCMEIKRNVDISHIPVILLTARHDEQSQKDGYKNGADAYLMKPFEVDTLIELIHNRLKARDAIRKRYMNIGSLPVPEETTFSQADEKFLFRLNSFVEENLGNSGLDISFICKEMGMSRASLYNKLKVLTDMSANEYINKFRMERAIQLIHSTDMTFADIAEKVGFTTSSYFSTAFKQYTGETPTQYKKKIRR from the coding sequence ATGATAAAAACATTGGGAGCCTCTTCACGTTTGACGGCCTTTTTGTTTTTCTGTTTTCTTTGTTCTTTACTCTTTGGTACAGAACACTACTTCTATAAACAGATAACGTTGGATGCCGGTTTGCCTACCACTCTTACCTGTATATTTGCCGATACACGAGGCTTTATCTGGACCGGGACTACAGCGGGATTAGGGCGTTTCGACGGACATGACCAAAAACGGTATCTGAACCGGAGGAACGATGCCACTTCACTACCCGGTAACCATATTTACCAGATACTCGAAGACCGGCATCATAACCTATGGATATTGACGGACAAGGGAGTGGCTCTTTATAATTATCGCTACAATCATTTTACCACGTTGAAGGATGAGGAGGAAAAGCCTTGCGTGGCCTACTCTGTATGTCTGTGGAAAGACCAATTGCTGTTTGGCGGTAAGAATAAAGTCTATACTTATGATGAGAAAACACACCGGTTGAAGAAACGCTATGAACTGAATGTGGAGCATGATTTTGATATTTCACGGATTGCGGCAATTGCTTCCGGCACTTTACTTTGCTGTAGCCGTTGGCATGGTATTTGCACCATAAACATGCAGAATGGAGCAATTTTAAATTCTCCTTTTGGTCAAGAAAAGGAAATTACGGATATGCTTATCGACTCTGAACAGCGTATTTGGATAGCCCCCTATAATCAAGGATTGCGTTGCTTCTCGGCTGATGGCAAGGAAATTGCTTCCTATACCACTCGTAATTCATCCATTAAAAGTGATATCGTAATCTGTATCATTGAGCGGAAAGGACAAATATGGATAGGTACCGACGGAGGTGGCATCAATATATTGAATCCGGATAATAACCATTTTACTTATTTGGAGCATAGTATCGGTGACAAGCTTTACTCACTGCCTACGAATTCTATCAACTTTCTGCATTGTGACCACTACCACAACATTTGGGTAGGCGGGGTCTATAACGGATTGATCAGCATCCGTCCGGTTTCCATGAAAACCTATACGGATGTACAGCAAGGTAATCGGTTAGGCTTAAGCCATAGTATTGTGCTTAGTCTTCATAAGGAAAACGCCGACCGCATATGGATAGGTACGGATGGAGGCGGTATGAATAGTTTTAATCCGCATACGGGCACGTTTACCTACTATCCCACTACCGGAAAAGACAAGATTACGTCCATTTGTGAGTTTGAACCCGGCAAGCTGTTGCTTTCTATCTTTGCCGAAGGATTGTTTGTATTCGATATGCGTACAGGCAGTAAAACTCCGTTTCGTGTCATCGACGAAAAGACAACCATGACTCTGTCAAAACACGGCTATTCGGTTTATCTGTATCGCAACACCCCTCAGACTGTACTGATATTGAGTGATCATGTGTACATCTACGACCTTAAAAAGAAAATCTTTGCCATTGCTGAGGAAGAAAAGGAACAGCTTATCAATTGGGGAACCTTACAATCTGTTACGGATAATGGCAGAGAGACCTTCTTGTTCGACAATAAACGTATATATGCGTTGAATCATAAAACTCAATCGCTGAAAGTCCTGTTTGTTTGTAACAGCGAGATGCAAATCAATTCAGTAGACCGTGATTCTCAAGGATACTTCTGGATTGGCAGCAACTTGGGGTTAAGCTGCTACATGCCTGATTCCGGAAAATTGGAAACATCGCAGACCAGTCTTTTCGTTGCAGTGTCTATGGTGATGTGCGGGCCCAAAGGGGAGGTATGGATAGGTGCGGAGAACAGGCTTTTTGCTTACTTGCAGGCCGAGAACAGGTTCATCCTTTTTGGAGAATCGGATGGCGTCATTCCTAATGAGTACGTGCCTCGTCCTAAAATTATTATGGATAACAACGACATCTATATAGGAGGTGTAAAGGGGCTGCTCCACATCAGCAAAGAGTGGACTCCGGAAGTGACCGGTCTGCCTGAACTGCAACTGACTGATATCCTTCTTAACGGGCAATCTACCAACAGCCGGTTAGAGAAGATGCAAGAGGTGCTTACGGTACCTTTCAACAGCAACATTGCCATACAGATTATGAGCCGGGAGGAAGATATCTTCCGGCAGAAGTTATATCGCTTTCGTATAGAGGGATTGGATAATAACTACATGGAATCATACAATACCGAATTGGTGATGCGTGCGCTTCATCCCGGAAATTATAGAATCATGGCATCGTGTACAACCAAAGACGGAAACTGGATGCCCGACCGACAGATCTTGGAAGTGACTGTGCTGCCGCCGTGGTATCGGACATGGTGGGCGATGGGAGGAGGGATTCTCTTGGTTATGCTCTTCGTCATGGCGTCAATCAGAAGAGTGCTCAAGAATAAAGAACGTAAGTTGAAGTGGTCGATGAAGGAACACGAACAGCAAATGTATGAAGAAAAGGTGCGTTTCCTTATTAACATCAGTCATGAACTGCGCACACCGTTGACACTGATATATGCTCCGTTGAGACGCATGTTGAAGTCTCTGTCGGCCGAAGATGAACAATATTTGCCTTTACGTGCCATATACCGGCAATCACAACGCATGAAGGCCTTGATAAATATGGTGCTTGACTTGCGTAAGATGGAGGTTGGAGAAAGCAAACTGCATGTGCAGCCTTGTCTTCTGAATAAATGGATAGAGCAAGTGTCGCAAGATTTTGCCTACGAGGGTGAAGCGGAGCAGGTACATTTTGTATACAACCTCGACCCGAAAGTAGAGACAGTGTATTTCGATAAGGACAAATGTGAAATTGTTTTGAGCAATTTGCTTGTAAATGCTTTGAAGCATAGTCCACAGAACTCCACCATAACCGTTGCTTCCCAACTTCTGGCAGAAAGTAATGATGTACAAGTTTCCGTTTCCGACCAAGGTTGTGGCTTGCAGCAGGTGGACATGGAGAGGCTTTTCACTCGTTTCTATCAAGGCAGTAACGAACAATCTGGAACAGGTATCGGTCTTTCTTACTCCAAAATATTGGTAGAGCAACACGGAGGATCATTAGGAGTACGTAGTAACTACGGTGAAGGCGCCACCTTTTACTTCCGCTTGCCGATGAGGTTGGATGCGGAGGAAATAGTATGTCAACCGGGTACTTATTTAAATGAACTGATGGATGAGGAGGAAAGCGTCTTGTCTTTCAAAACGGAAGAATTTGAACTTTCGGCATACAGCGTTTTGGTGGTGGATGACCATCCGGACATGACGGCTTTTTTGAAGAAATCACTGAAAGAGTATTTCAAACAGGTCATTACGGCCGCTGATGGTGTAGAGGCCTTGCAATTAATAAAGACATATGTGCCTGACATCATTGTGAGCGATGTGATGATGCCACGCATGAATGGCTATCAACTTTGTATGGAAATAAAGAGGAATGTGGATATCAGTCATATTCCGGTCATATTGCTTACTGCCCGTCACGATGAGCAAAGCCAGAAAGACGGCTATAAGAATGGGGCTGATGCCTACTTGATGAAGCCTTTCGAGGTAGATACGCTGATAGAATTGATACACAATCGTCTGAAAGCCCGTGATGCCATTCGCAAACGCTATATGAACATAGGCTCTTTGCCTGTGCCCGAGGAGACTACATTCAGTCAGGCCGACGAGAAATTCTTGTTCCGGTTGAATAGTTTCGTCGAAGAAAACCTGGGCAATTCCGGATTGGATATTTCTTTTATCTGCAAAGAGATGGGAATGAGTAGAGCTTCTCTCTACAATAAACTGAAAGTTTTGACAGACATGAGTGCCAATGAGTATATTAATAAATTCCGAATGGAAAGGGCTATACAGCTAATTCACTCTACTGACATGACTTTTGCCGACATTGCCGAGAAAGTGGGTTTCACCACTTCTTCTTATTTCAGTACCGCTTTCAAACAATATACGGGGGAGACGCCGACACAATATAAGAAGAAGATTAGGCGGTGA
- a CDS encoding bifunctional DNA primase/helicase has product MNIKEEILSRTNKGLEVFCFYMPINFVPKRNFRNPLYDDRRASCNIYLDNKSGCYRMKDFGNDAYSGDCFWFAATMLGLDVRKDFMNVLETIIRDLQLNIRLEERKEYGNKRPVLIKPSKQPILPPPDLNTSMTSEKWFTYIEQPFGEEERNYWRRYGIDTRTLLRFHVKSLARYESVSSQGKPFSLVSTREEPMFAYCLGRFVKVYRPNSKLRFLYGGKEVDDYVFGFEQLPCKGDMIFITGGEKDVLSLSAHGFNAICFNSETAQIPENIIEGLLLRFRHLIILYDTDETGLRETKRQVEALSKFKVLHLTLPLQGTKTEKDISDYFALGNGSEGLKALLSDMFTQMYAQTMMILQSCEIDYDNPPDASKSVVAVNGVPLGTQDNLFCITGGEGTGKSNYIAAILAGTLGAERLQPEQTLGLEVTANPKRLAVLHYDTEQSEAQLHKNLGKTLRRAGVTSVPEFYHSLYLASLSRKDRLKIIRESMDLFHHKHGGIHLVVIDGIADLIRSANDETESIAIVDELYRLAGIYNTCIICVLHFVPNGIKLRGHIGSELQRKAAGILSIEKDDNPEYSVVKALKVRDGSPLDVPMMLFGWDKDADMHVYRGEKSKEDKEKRKTDELLAVVKSAFHTKLRLSYQELCDVLMREMEIKDRTAKKYIAYMKEQCILSQDASGNYQKGELCHT; this is encoded by the coding sequence ATGAACATCAAAGAAGAAATACTAAGCCGGACGAACAAAGGACTGGAGGTGTTCTGCTTCTACATGCCCATCAACTTTGTACCCAAGCGCAACTTCCGTAATCCATTGTATGACGATAGGCGTGCATCATGCAATATCTACCTCGATAATAAGTCTGGCTGCTACCGCATGAAGGACTTTGGCAATGACGCCTACTCAGGTGATTGTTTCTGGTTTGCTGCAACTATGCTCGGTTTGGACGTGAGAAAAGATTTTATGAATGTTCTTGAAACAATCATCAGAGATTTACAACTCAATATTCGTCTTGAAGAAAGAAAAGAATACGGTAATAAGCGACCTGTCTTAATAAAACCTTCAAAGCAGCCTATATTACCTCCACCCGACCTTAATACTTCCATGACAAGCGAGAAGTGGTTTACATATATCGAACAGCCCTTTGGAGAAGAGGAACGAAATTATTGGCGACGATACGGCATTGATACCAGGACTTTGCTACGCTTCCATGTTAAATCATTAGCACGCTATGAATCCGTTTCAAGTCAGGGCAAGCCATTCTCACTTGTTTCTACGCGAGAAGAGCCTATGTTTGCTTATTGCCTTGGCAGGTTTGTGAAAGTTTATCGTCCCAATAGTAAATTGCGCTTCCTCTATGGAGGCAAGGAGGTGGATGACTATGTGTTTGGTTTTGAGCAGTTGCCCTGCAAAGGCGATATGATATTCATTACGGGGGGAGAGAAGGATGTGCTTTCACTCTCGGCTCATGGATTCAATGCCATCTGTTTCAACAGCGAGACAGCACAGATACCAGAGAATATCATTGAGGGACTATTGCTCCGTTTTCGACATCTAATCATATTGTATGATACGGATGAAACAGGACTAAGAGAAACTAAACGACAAGTCGAAGCTCTATCCAAGTTTAAGGTGCTTCACTTAACATTGCCCTTACAAGGCACAAAAACAGAAAAGGATATTTCCGATTACTTTGCCTTAGGCAATGGTTCGGAAGGTTTAAAGGCACTGCTTTCTGATATGTTTACCCAAATGTATGCACAGACGATGATGATATTGCAATCTTGTGAAATAGACTATGACAATCCTCCCGATGCCTCGAAGTCGGTGGTAGCAGTAAACGGCGTACCCCTCGGTACACAGGATAATCTGTTCTGCATCACTGGCGGAGAAGGAACAGGCAAAAGCAACTACATTGCTGCCATTCTTGCCGGTACTCTTGGTGCAGAACGCTTACAACCAGAACAAACTTTGGGATTGGAGGTAACCGCCAACCCCAAAAGATTAGCTGTACTCCATTACGATACAGAGCAATCAGAAGCACAGTTGCATAAGAATTTGGGGAAGACACTTCGTCGGGCAGGAGTCACGTCTGTACCAGAGTTCTACCATTCTCTTTATTTGGCTTCACTTTCTCGTAAAGATAGATTGAAAATTATTCGTGAGAGTATGGACTTGTTTCACCATAAGCACGGAGGAATACATCTTGTGGTAATTGACGGCATTGCAGACTTGATACGATCTGCCAATGACGAAACGGAGAGTATAGCCATTGTGGATGAACTCTATCGTTTGGCAGGAATCTATAATACTTGCATCATCTGTGTGCTCCATTTTGTCCCTAACGGTATTAAGTTGCGTGGACATATTGGTTCCGAATTACAGCGCAAGGCGGCAGGTATTCTCTCCATAGAGAAAGACGATAACCCTGAATATTCGGTTGTAAAAGCTCTGAAGGTGCGTGACGGCAGTCCACTCGATGTGCCGATGATGCTTTTCGGCTGGGACAAAGATGCGGATATGCACGTCTATCGTGGAGAGAAGTCGAAAGAGGATAAAGAAAAGCGTAAGACGGATGAACTTTTGGCTGTTGTAAAATCAGCTTTCCATACCAAGCTAAGACTCTCATATCAAGAACTATGTGACGTATTGATGCGTGAAATGGAAATCAAAGACCGAACGGCAAAGAAGTACATTGCCTATATGAAAGAGCAGTGTATATTGTCGCAGGACGCAAGTGGTAACTATCAAAAGGGTGAGCTATGCCATACTTAG
- a CDS encoding helix-turn-helix domain-containing protein, with product MPYLEQTTENDWCKRLFDSLRTIESKLDQLLVMKEQSVDTTIHPPLKPEYLDIIDVSKILKVEQKTIYNWVWAGKIPYLKANGRLLFLRDEIDDMLHKRECW from the coding sequence ATGCCATACTTAGAACAGACAACAGAGAACGATTGGTGCAAGCGATTGTTTGACAGCTTGAGAACTATCGAGAGCAAACTCGACCAACTGCTTGTGATGAAAGAGCAATCTGTTGACACAACTATTCATCCGCCTCTTAAACCAGAGTATCTTGACATAATCGACGTGTCGAAGATTCTCAAAGTAGAGCAGAAAACCATTTACAATTGGGTATGGGCAGGAAAGATCCCATATCTCAAAGCGAATGGTAGACTGCTGTTTCTTCGTGACGAGATAGACGATATGCTTCATAAACGAGAATGTTGGTGA
- a CDS encoding type IV toxin-antitoxin system AbiEi family antitoxin domain-containing protein, with product MSVSTGNKINQMLQLGQKNGLLFAQWLTGRGYSSQLLKRYRISGWLTPLCRGVMYRTGDNLSAYGALQSFNEQLGKKFRIAAHSALELWGFNHYVPMGKPLLVITATNERMPQWMKLNVFDRDFHFFKTDAFMQAQITTLSYLDWNLLASTPEQAFMECLLLSPRQYNYMDLYYIMEQLTTLRSEVVQSLLETTKNYKMKRLFLYMAEKANHYWFEELDLSRIDLGTTKLQLVKSGVYLSKYKMTIPKELNDYE from the coding sequence ATGAGTGTATCTACAGGTAACAAAATCAACCAAATGCTCCAATTAGGACAAAAAAACGGATTGTTGTTTGCTCAATGGCTAACAGGACGAGGATATTCCAGTCAGCTATTGAAAAGATACCGCATATCGGGATGGTTAACACCTCTATGTAGAGGTGTAATGTACCGTACTGGGGATAACCTATCTGCCTATGGTGCATTGCAGTCGTTTAATGAACAGTTAGGAAAAAAGTTCCGTATAGCTGCTCATTCTGCATTAGAGTTATGGGGCTTCAATCATTATGTGCCAATGGGTAAGCCATTGCTAGTGATAACTGCTACCAATGAGAGAATGCCTCAATGGATGAAGCTTAACGTATTCGACCGTGATTTTCATTTTTTCAAAACAGACGCATTTATGCAAGCACAAATAACGACTTTGTCTTATTTAGATTGGAATTTACTCGCGTCTACTCCAGAACAGGCTTTTATGGAATGCTTGTTACTATCGCCGCGGCAATACAACTACATGGACTTGTACTATATAATGGAACAGCTAACAACATTGCGTTCAGAGGTTGTCCAATCGTTATTGGAAACAACCAAGAACTATAAGATGAAGCGCCTATTCTTATATATGGCAGAAAAAGCAAACCATTATTGGTTTGAAGAATTAGACTTATCTAGGATAGATTTGGGAACTACAAAATTGCAGTTGGTAAAGTCGGGGGTATATCTCAGTAAGTATAAAATGACAATCCCCAAAGAATTGAACGACTATGAATAA